From Solanum stenotomum isolate F172 chromosome 2, ASM1918654v1, whole genome shotgun sequence:
AAAGAATTTAGGCGATACTTCCCAATCCCTTTATACTTCAAATATCTAATTCAATCCAAATTTGGATTTCTTGTTTATGTACAAACGCCAAATACAATTTAAGCGATACTTAATCCCAATCcatttataattcaaatatctactTCTATCCAAATTAGGATTTCTATATATGTCACGTccaattttaataaaaaattatagttcAAGACTGTGTTGCAATCAAACTATGACTCCTTCTCCTCAAAAGTTAAGTGATATTGAAGCCCCATAGTTGAAAATTGGTTTACCAAATGAAGATGACTGAGAATTACAATAAACTAAGGAACTGAACATTTCACATTTCATCTAGCATTTATCTTAAAGTACAAAGACTTGCATatcattataataattatttatgatataaaatccagaaaaacaattagaaaaaaagtGAAAGATGTTGTTATCACAGACCATTTCCCTCCAAAAACATTGATCTCTTCGCCACGTAGTTTGGGGATCTCAGCCATGTCTAATAAGATATCATAAAGATAAGATCCATCAGCCGTTTCGCTTTCTCTGTaagtttctatttttgtttcttgaCCTTACAACATCATAAGTCTACGTAAACCTTACCCCCTACCTCGACTATAAGCTCTCTTTCACCCATAAATGCTTTGTTTTCCCTTTCCATGGTTACCGAGTAATTCATCATCACATAAATCAGCCTACAAGTCACTAAAATATCAACTTCTATCCAAATTTGGATTTCTATATATGTTGTCACGTCcacttttaataaatttaaaattcaagacTCTGTTGCAATCAAACTATGATTCCTTCTAATCAAAGCTTAGTTGACACTAAAAACATCTGAGCAAGAAGAAATTTGGGAGTTCTTAATTTTATTCATGTGttcttgaggaagaagaagcaagaagaGTGCATTTGATTCAAAACCCTAATTGAAAAGTACTCTTAAAAGTTGTTTGGGGTCTTGTTGAgataaaaaatggttttgcaaaatcgAAGTTTTAAAATAATGGCATAGATAGACGTTTGTCAGACGGCAATGCAATGtatgagtcaaacttttaacagatagcatgaatgagccttttctcaaagtttgatgacatatttgagtcttttcccaTGATTATAATGTCTTATACGGATTATCACACAGAGAATAAGAgatcaaaacaaaatattgttcaactttagtataaaaaaaggaagataattcatataatcatattcataataaatataaaaaaataatagttattgGCAAGCTTCATTAGTTCGcgcaaaaaaaattactaattcGCGCAAAAAAAGATGTATGGAATTACGAATTACTTATCATGTCTTAAGACACAAATTTGATTCCCGCAAAGACACCTTTTAACCATTTTGCTTCAATTAGACATGGTTTATTCAATACACAATTCTTCTCTTCACGATCTAATTAAACTAAAAAGGTTTACACAAAACAATAGATCTAATTTAGATTTTTAAGTTTAGATAAGTTATCAAATGGTCATTTagaattaaaatatcaaatcattATTCGAGTTTCTTactgtttttttctttcattctttagtgtaaagaaaatatttaaaactttttttttttttgcggctatattgtaatttagtttttgtatttgtaaaaataaaaaaaatggggcatctgtaataaattttacaagaaaatttgtgaaataaataaattggatTCATCAGGCGATTCAAATCATTCTTCTCAAATTTTTCTCATGGTATGATTTCGTCTTCACTCCAACTTGTACAACAACTGATTCCGAAATTCCAAATGAGATCATAACAGACATACTCTTAAGGCTGCCTCCCAAATCTCTCTTGAAATGTATGTCCGTTTCTAAATCATGGCATCAACTCATATCTAGCCCTGATTTCGTGAATACACATCTCAAATTAAACTCAATTCATAGAGTTCTGCTTCCAGGCATCAATGGAAATTTCAACTTTAGTTCTCTCCTCCCTTCCACTGTTCAAATGGGTTCTATCGCTTTAATATCTTCCGTTGTGGGTACTGCCAATGGGCTAATTTGTCTGTACAATTACAAAGGGGAGATATATATATGGAACCTCACCATTAGCAAGTCAAAGAAACTACTTAATTTGCCGTGGGGTTCCTCTTTCTATATAAAATATGGTTTTGGATATGATGAATCACGTGATGATTACAAAGCTCTGTTTATTGATGATGAATCCGACCTGACTTATGTGGTCAACATTTATAGTTTAAGGACGGATTCTTGGAAAACACTCCATGACCAGCTTAAGGGCGTCTTTCTAATAAATCTTCCGGCTAAATTTGTCAACGGGAAGCTTTATTGGACTGCATCTACGAGTTTTTGTGATATCAATGTGCGCAAGATCATTTCGTTTGATGTAGCAGCCGAGATATGGGGTAGCTTGGAGCTTCCCATTTGTGGAGAAgacaattcaaatttcaaattgggAGCTGTTGGAAAAGACCTTTCTCTGATTTACACTGCTAATTTAGTTGCTACTTTTCAGATTTCTGGATTTTGAAGAATAGCGGCATACATGTGTCTTGGACGAAACGGTTCACCATCGAATATCCTCAAAATGTTGGGATATATATGGGTTCTCCAACCACTTACCCATTCTCTACACATCTTCGCCATTCAACCAAGGGCGACATTTTACTTTCCCTTCCCGGAGTTATACAGATATTTGGGGGTTCAACAAAAAAGCTAGAGCACACTGTTGATGTTGTGGGATGCGATCCAGTAGAATTCTATGCAGAAAGCATTGTCAATCCCTTACGATTTCTGGTAAGAATTCTGCTTAGTTTAGCTTGTATGCTCTTTTTGCACTTCTTTTTCTGTCACATATAGGACGAGGCATTGAATATGTTATTTTCTCCTGATAACGAGACACAACATTGAATATATTTGCTTGTATAGCTCTAGTTCCTGTAAGCATTTGTCCTTTTTACTTTACTAGTTTCTGGAGACGTGCATTGCACTTTGTCCTCTATCGTCAATTATAATAATGTTTGTATTTTGAAATAAGTTAATGTGGTCTACTACACCTTTCACCAATTTTGTGTGAGTGTCTGTATATAGCATCCTTAATAATAGAGGACATCAAATAATAGAGAAAGCATAATGTAGTATTCACAATTTCATTGATAGTTTGGCTTAAAACTATGTCTCAGTGATGTACAAATAATATTCGCAACTTAGAGCCTGTTTGAATTGGTTTATTTTAGGGGCTTTTAAGCACTTAGGCAGTGTTTGGGTAGGATTATGCACTTGTTTTACTCTGCTCGACAAGGATTAGATCTCCCATAGTTTTAGTAATTTCCTATCTTGAAGTATGAAAAGttctgtttttattttctttttctgttcTGGAAGAGTTGTATTCTTTTCTATAGACAGTTGGTCTAATTTGGTATTAACAGTGTTGAGTTAGAGTTTCAATATAGTGTTTCTTACAGTTTCATCGCTGACATCCTTTTACATTGAGAAATGATGATTCACTCGCATCTATGTTGTTGATATTGCTTATACTAGGTGACTATTTTTGTAGTACTATACACTTTTTTTACGAAAATTTTAAGAGATGCAACCTTAACTTGTTTTGGACTATTGAATTTCAGGAAGTGGAAACTGATTCCGTACTTGCTGCTGAGTGCATGGATCGAAATGATGAAGCCTTGTCATGATCTGTTCTCTTGCTCCATCTTGTCTGCTGCATTTAGTATCAGAATTGTAGTTGTATGTATACTGAGGATTTATATAACTTGATTCCGCCTTGTACACCGAGAATGTTAGAGGAAACCTTGTGGATGGTTCCCCTGCTTTTCAGGGTGAAAGATTATTATTAGTCGTTCTAGTAAACTTCGCAATTATGAAAATGCTCCAGATCTAATTATTGATCTACAACTGCTTCTACTACTGTTGATATTTATGAGAGCTGGCTGTTTTCTTTAGTGTCGAAGATTACCTTCTTTAATCTGGCCCGTAAGCTTACCATAGTCGGGAAATTCATAAAGGGAAAACCAACTATGGAAGAGTTAATCttggaaaagaagagagaaCAATATATTTTGCTGAAGTAATTTTCTTTATTCACAATCCGATATATATACAGCTTGATACAAATCAATCTAGCCTAGCTTTAGGTAAGAAATCGTGATCCCCAATTAATGGGATTTGATCTACTAATATGGAAACTGAATATACAAGAATATATGTACAAGATATGTATTTctcaacactccccctcaagttggagagTGAATATCATGAACTCCCAACTTGTTTCGCAATGTTACAAATTGATCTTTTCCCAAAGCCTTTGTAAAGATGTCTGCTAATTGAAAGTGTGTAGGAACATATGAAGGACTTATCAGTTTTGCTTGCAACTTTTCTCGAACTATGTGACAGTCTAAATCAATATGTTTTGTTCGCTCATGAAAGACTGGATTCGCTGCAATATGTAAGGCAGCTTGATTGTCANNNNNNNNNNNNNNNNNNNNNNNNNNNNNNNNNNNNNNNNNNNNNNNNNNNNNNNNNNNNNNNNNNNNNNNNNNNNNNNNNNNNNNNNNNNNNNNNNNNNNNNNNNNNNNNNNNNNNNNNNNNNNNNNNNNNNNNNNNNNNNNNNNNNNNNNNNNNNNNNNNNNNNNNNNNNNNNNNNNNNNNNNNNNNNNNNNNNNNNNNNNNNNNNNNNNNNNNNNNNNNNNNNNNNNNNNNNNNNNNNNNNNNNNNNNNNNNNNNNNNNNNNNNNNNNNNNNNNNNNNNNNNNNNNNNNNNNNNNNNNNNNNNNNNNNNNNNNNNNNNNNNNNNNNNNNNNNNNNNNNNNNNNNNNNNNNNNNNNNNNNNNNNNNNNNNNNNNNNNNNNNNNNNNNNNNNNNNNNNNNNNNNNNNNNNNNNNNNNNNNNNNNNNNNNNNNNNNNNNNNNNNNNNNNNNNNNNNNNNNNNNNNNNNNNNNNNNNNNNNNNNNNNNNNNNNNNNNNNNNNNNNNNNNNNNNNNNNNNNNNNNNNNNNNNNNNNNNNNNNNNNNNNNNNNNNNNNNNNNNNNNNNNNNNNNNNNNNNNNNNNNNNNNNNNNNNNNNNNNNNNNNNNNNNNNNNNNNNNNNNNNNNNNNNNNNNNNNNNNNNNNNNNNNNNNNNNNNNNNNNNNNNNNNNNNNNNNNNNNNNNNNNNNNNNNNNNNNNNNNNNNNNNNNNNNNNNNNNNNNNNNNNNNNNNNNNNNNNNNNNNNNNNNNNNNNNNNNNNNNNNNNNNNNNNNNNNNNNNNNNNNNNNNNNNNNNNNNNNNNNNNNNNNNNNNNNNNNNNNNNNNNNNNNNNNNNNNNNNNNNNNNNNNNNNNNNNNNNNNNNNNNNNNNNNNNNNNNNNNNNNNNNNNNNNNNNNNNNNNNNNNNNNNNNNNNNNNNNNNNNNNNNNNNNNNNNNNNNNNNNNNNNNNNNNNNNNNNNNNNNNNNNNNNNNNNNNNNNNNNNNNNNNNNNNNNNNNNNNNNNNNNNNNNNNNNNNNNNNNNNNNNNNNNNNNNNNNNNNAGCATTGTGTGGATAATGAAATTTTACGCTTGAAAACGGAAGTGATCAAATTGAATGCACAACCGTCCACCTTGATGCAAGAAGTGGTTGGAGCCGGGGCTGGCCCCCAAGAGGGAGCCATGTGTGATGGAGAAACGACATCATCAACCGGGGATGGGGATGGGGATGGAACCGCATGAGTTGGTGAAGCCGCATTATCAACTAGAGATGGAGATGGAGCCGCATGAGTAGGTGAAGCCACATGAGTTGGTGAAGCCACATTATCAACGGGAGATGGAGATGGAGACGCATGAGTTGGTGAAGCCGCATTATCAATTGGAGATGGAGATGGAGCCGCATTATCAACCGCATGACTACACAAGTTTCTCACTTTTCCAAGGAAAAATGGTACCCTCTTTGAGTGCGTGTACTCTTTGTAAAAGCAATCATCTGAAATTGTTGAAAGTACTTGGCAGCATTGTGTGGATAATGAAATTCTACGCTTGAAAATGGAAGTGATCAAATTGAATGCACAACCGTCCACCTTGATGCAAGAAGTGGTTGAAGCCGGGGCCGGACCCCAAGAGGGAGCCATGTGCGATGGAGAAACAACATCATCAACCGGGGATGGGGATGGAACCACATGAGTTGGTGAAGCCACATTATCAACTGGAGATGGAGATGGAGCCGCATGAGTTGGTGAAGCCGCATCATCAACTGGAGATGGAGATGGAGCCGCATGAGTTGGTGAAGCCGCATTATCAACGGGAGATGGAGATGGAGCCGCATTATCAACCGCATGACTGCAATAGTTTCTCACTTTTCCAAGGAAAAATGGTACCGTATTTAAGTGCGTGTACTCTCTGTAAAAGCAATCATCTGAAATTGTTGAAAGTCCTTGACAACATTGAGTGGATAATGAAATTCTACGCTTGAAAACGGAAGTGATCAAATCTAATGCACAACCATCCACCTTGATGCAAGAAGTAGTTGGAGCTGTGTGTGGTGGTGAAACCACATCATCAACTGGGGATGGAGCCATATGCATTGGTGAAGCAGCATTATCAATCGGACATGGAGATGGAGTTGGTGGTGATGGTATTTTTGGGTGAGTACGCCACCACCATCGGGGCCACAATCCAATTGAAGAAGTACCAAACGATTCTGTTTTGGGTTCGGTTGCAGTGGCAGTAGCAATGCCTATGCAACCCAACAGCAGAAACAGACATAACAATGTGGCACTTCTCAACGACGACGACATGTTTCAGAAGAAAGAATGAGCAATTAATTTGCTGAGAATTACAGGCTATACTTCCAAACCctttaaacttgtttgaatAATTGATTAGGTGCAAAAGGAGTTGATATAAATAGGCAAAGAATTTAGGCGGTACTTCCCAATCCCTTTATACTTCAAATATCTAATTCTATCCAAATTTGGATTTCTGTTTATGTACAAACGCCAAAAACAATTTAAGGCGATACTTAATTCTAATCCATTTATACTTCAAATATCTACTTCTATCCAAATTAGGATTTCTATATATGTCACGTCCAGTCGTccaattttaataaaaaattatagttcAAGAATGTGTTGCAATCAAACTATGACTCCTTCTCCTCAAAAGTTAGACAATTACCCTTCAAAAGTCAAGTGACATTGAAGCCCCATAGTTGAAAAGTGGTTTACCAAATGAAGATGACTGagaattacaataaaataaggAACTGAACATTGAgagggagaaaaaaaatacgATAAAAAATCACATTTCACCTAGCATTTGTCTTGAAGTACAAAGACTTCTATatcattataataattatttatgatataaaatccagaaaacaattagaaaaaagtgaaaaatgttGTTATCACAGACCATTTGCCTCCAAAAACATTGATCTCTTTGCCACGTAGCTTGGGGATCTCAGCCACAAAGTCAATTTCTCAATTGCTCTTTTTGCGTAAGTGCACAAGTATTCTGGATGACTTCACTTCTATTTAAGCACAATTCTTTATAGAGTTATTGTTCACTTCAAACTCCTCATTGACTTGAACTCTCTTGACTTAAGAGTTCCACTTCAAGTAAGACTCCTTCAATTCAAACTCCTTG
This genomic window contains:
- the LOC125855962 gene encoding LOW QUALITY PROTEIN: uncharacterized protein LOC125855962 (The sequence of the model RefSeq protein was modified relative to this genomic sequence to represent the inferred CDS: inserted 1 base in 1 codon; deleted 1 base in 1 codon); this encodes MSSSLRSATLLCLFLLLGCIGIATATATEPKTESFGTSSIGLWPRWGGVLTQKYHHHQLHLHVRLIMLLHQCIWLHPQLMMWFXPPHTAPTTSCIKVDGCALDLITSVFKRRISLSTQCCQGLSTISDDCFYREYTHLNTVPFFLGKVRNYCSHAVDNAAPSPSPVDNAASPTHAAPSPSPVDDAASPTHAAPSPSPVDNVASPTHVVPSPSPVDDVVSPSHMAPSWGPAPASTTSCIKVDGCAFNLITSIFKRRISLSTQCCQVLSTISDDCFYKEYTHSKRVPFFLGKVRNLCSHAVDNAAPSPSPIDNAASPTHASPSPSPVDNVASPTHVASPTHAAPSPSLVDNAASPTHAVPSPSPSPVDDVVSPSHMAPSWGPAPAPTTSCIKVDGCAFNLITSVFKREPSTRFPLTFSVYKAESSYINPQYTYNYNSDTKCSRQDGAREQIMTRLHHFDPCTQQQVRNQFPLPEIQ